A window of the Streptomyces sp. Ag109_O5-10 genome harbors these coding sequences:
- a CDS encoding DUF6461 domain-containing protein: MMRTETFPNVRLYQFGYSTIFAKDLSPAELLSRAAGILVQPVAVSRAEAETITVLGEGITADDLPHLDPDALHEAGLLGGDVTLLRAGTHAGWSFAVETEGTYLAADEILARVSRGTAALSLRESESGSSWIAYAEDGDILSSFDPLYPNNDFGKGPARLEQLTGHREAIASGERADAFANATRAVQQELGCSVPAEVDADQMLAIGISYGG, encoded by the coding sequence ATGATGAGAACCGAGACCTTCCCGAACGTGCGCCTGTACCAGTTCGGGTACAGCACGATCTTCGCCAAGGACTTGTCCCCTGCCGAACTCCTGAGCCGAGCAGCCGGCATCCTCGTCCAGCCGGTCGCAGTGAGCCGGGCGGAAGCCGAGACCATTACGGTGCTCGGAGAAGGCATCACCGCTGACGACCTGCCCCACCTGGACCCTGACGCCCTCCACGAAGCAGGACTCCTCGGGGGAGACGTGACACTGCTCCGCGCCGGCACACACGCCGGCTGGTCCTTCGCGGTCGAGACCGAGGGCACCTACCTGGCCGCCGACGAGATCCTCGCCAGGGTCTCCCGCGGCACGGCCGCCCTGTCCCTGCGGGAGAGCGAGTCGGGATCGTCTTGGATCGCCTACGCCGAAGACGGCGACATCCTCTCCTCCTTCGACCCGCTCTACCCCAACAACGATTTCGGCAAAGGCCCCGCCCGGCTGGAACAACTCACCGGGCACCGGGAGGCCATCGCCAGCGGCGAACGTGCCGATGCCTTCGCCAACGCCACGCGAGCCGTCCAGCAAGAGCTGGGGTGCTCTGTTCCCGCCGAGGTAGACGCCGACCAGATGCTGGCGATCGGCATCTCCTACGGCGGTTGA
- a CDS encoding YrdB family protein, which translates to MTLPPRLHVVNEGLAFLLEIAALAVLAWWGWQSVESRALGFLVAVAAPAAATVLWGMFAAPKARIPVPLPAVLAVKALVFGAASAALYAMDHAAWATPFAVLAVANTTLATLDRQAAMHRGA; encoded by the coding sequence ATGACGCTTCCTCCTCGCCTGCACGTGGTCAATGAGGGGCTGGCGTTCCTTCTGGAGATCGCAGCCCTCGCCGTCTTGGCCTGGTGGGGGTGGCAGAGCGTGGAGAGCAGGGCACTCGGTTTCCTTGTTGCCGTCGCCGCTCCGGCCGCCGCAACCGTCCTGTGGGGCATGTTCGCCGCCCCGAAGGCTCGAATACCCGTACCGCTGCCTGCAGTTCTCGCTGTCAAGGCACTCGTTTTCGGCGCGGCATCGGCCGCGTTGTATGCCATGGACCACGCCGCTTGGGCCACCCCTTTCGCGGTCCTGGCCGTGGCCAACACAACCCTTGCGACCCTGGACCGCCAAGCCGCAATGCACCGGGGCGCCTGA
- a CDS encoding EF-hand domain-containing protein: protein MITAGVAAAVRSSPPSFPDDHLESSFSRKDDTTVGACQTRALRLFDLIDTSKNGYADYEDLPRAADDPGSTDAQRARILKTFITGVAKAADSNMDTRVTKMEMISCAERTMVGTSASDLPGYIRETTAGVFALMDSDGSGRIGEGEFERYLKVQNVTDPGAVDEGARLDRDSDGFLALDDLTCGTHRFFAAPENDVPDHWLPTVVSAWRPGAPTPARGHGRSCHPAPRRGRQQRALPDANAVCRTGPGCRCTTVGTPARGPTRQATEWARHDSGGTNRQDLQGHCGAVGRDFPGAPDAELPSIAADRAVRDLHCLVAATASWPPLTPSQVLLGGGGAIGAGIVLVLDALRSPANRQSLAAAPGPRTFGQHAGRGGFGPGSRQYGRNRFRHRASHAPSPSPWLDGTVGTTPDPWNGRLRHSVTPTGRSSRPERTVSGRGPGGRCR, encoded by the coding sequence GTGATCACCGCTGGCGTCGCGGCAGCGGTCCGTTCCTCGCCGCCGAGCTTTCCTGATGATCACCTGGAGAGCAGCTTCTCACGGAAGGACGACACCACCGTGGGCGCGTGCCAGACGAGGGCTCTCCGCCTTTTCGACCTCATCGACACCAGCAAGAACGGTTACGCCGACTACGAAGATCTGCCGCGCGCCGCCGACGATCCGGGGAGTACGGACGCCCAGAGGGCCCGCATCCTCAAGACGTTCATCACGGGAGTCGCCAAGGCCGCCGACTCCAACATGGACACCCGGGTGACCAAGATGGAAATGATCTCGTGCGCGGAGAGGACGATGGTCGGGACGTCGGCCTCCGACCTCCCCGGCTACATCCGCGAGACCACGGCCGGAGTCTTCGCGCTGATGGACTCCGACGGAAGCGGCAGGATCGGCGAGGGCGAGTTCGAGAGGTACCTCAAAGTTCAGAACGTCACCGACCCGGGCGCCGTGGACGAGGGGGCGCGCCTCGACCGTGACAGCGACGGGTTCCTCGCCCTCGACGATCTCACCTGCGGCACCCACCGCTTCTTCGCCGCCCCGGAGAACGACGTGCCAGATCACTGGCTCCCCACCGTCGTCTCCGCCTGGCGCCCCGGGGCACCCACGCCCGCCCGAGGTCACGGCCGTTCGTGTCACCCCGCACCTCGTCGGGGCAGGCAGCAGCGCGCGTTGCCGGATGCAAACGCCGTCTGCCGGACGGGTCCGGGCTGCCGTTGCACCACCGTGGGCACTCCCGCCCGCGGCCCCACGCGCCAGGCAACGGAATGGGCCCGTCATGACAGCGGCGGCACCAACAGGCAAGACCTGCAGGGCCATTGCGGGGCAGTCGGAAGGGACTTTCCAGGAGCGCCGGATGCCGAACTTCCTTCCATTGCTGCCGATCGAGCAGTCCGGGATCTCCACTGCCTCGTGGCCGCCACTGCCTCGTGGCCGCCGCTGACGCCGAGCCAGGTGCTGCTCGGCGGAGGCGGTGCGATCGGTGCCGGCATCGTCCTGGTCCTCGATGCGCTGCGGTCACCGGCGAACCGACAGTCGTTGGCTGCCGCTCCGGGACCACGTACGTTCGGGCAGCACGCCGGCCGAGGGGGTTTCGGGCCGGGAAGCCGACAGTACGGCCGGAATCGCTTCCGGCATCGAGCCAGTCATGCGCCGAGCCCATCGCCCTGGCTGGACGGCACAGTCGGCACGACGCCTGATCCGTGGAACGGCCGGTTGAGGCACTCGGTCACACCGACAGGGCGCAGTTCGCGACCGGAGCGCACGGTCAGTGGTCGTGGGCCGGGTGGCCGATGCCGTTGA